A region from the Arvicola amphibius chromosome 12, mArvAmp1.2, whole genome shotgun sequence genome encodes:
- the Klk15 gene encoding kallikrein-15: MWFLLAFVLLVSAAQDGDKVLEGEECVPHSQPWQVALFERGRFNCGAFLISPHWVLTAAHCQTRFIRVRLGEHNLRKRDGPEQVRSVARIIPHPGYEARTHRHDIMLLRLLQPARLSRQVRPVPLPTRCPFPGEDCVVSGWGLLSDNKPGTTGSHKPQVRLPDTLHCANISIISEASCNKDYPGRVLPTMVCAGVEGGGTDSCEGDSGGPLVCRGALQGIVSWGDVPCDTTTKPGVYTKVCSYLEWIRENMKRN, translated from the exons ATGTGGTTTCTCCTTGCTTTCGTCTTGCTCGTGTCTGCAG ctcaGGACGGTGACAAGGTACTAGAGGGCGAGGAGTGTGTGCCCCATTCACAGCCATGGCAAGTGGCCCTCTTCGAGCGTGGCCGTTTCAATTGTGGTGCCTTCCTCATCTCCCCACACTGGGTGttgactgctgcccactgccaaaCCCG CTTCATCAGAGTCCGGCTGGGCGAGCACAACCTTCGCAAGCGCGATGGCCCAGAGCAAGTGCGGTCCGTCGCTCGAATCATCCCACATCCGGGCTATGAGGCTCGCACCCATCGGCATGACATTATGTTGCTGCGACTTCTCCAGCCTGCCCGGCTATCACGGCAGGTGCGTCCTGTGCCTCTGCCCACACGTTGCCCATTTCCCGGCGAGGACTGTGTGGTGTCAGGCTGGGGCCTATTGTCAGACAACAAGCCTGGAACCACAGGGAGTCACAAGCCACAAG TGAGACTCCCGGATACGTTGCATTGTGCCAACATCAGTATTATCTCCGAGGCATCTTGCAACAAGGACTACCCAGGTCGAGTGTTGCCCACCATGGTGTGTGCTGGTGTCGAGGGCGGTGGCACGGACTCCTGTGAG GGCGATTCCGGAGGACCTCTGGTCTGCAGGGGTGCCCTGCAGGGCATCGTGTCCTGGGGTGACGTCCCCTGTGATACTACCACCAAGCCTGGCGTCTACACCAAAGTCTGCAGCTACTTGGAGTGGATCCGGGAAAACATGAAAAGGAACTGA
- the Klk1 gene encoding kallikrein-1, which yields MWFLILFLALSLGGTGAAPPIQSRVIGGFNCAKNSQPWMAAVYHYSKFQCGGILVHPEWVLTAAHCYNDKYQVWLGRNNLYEDEPLAQHLFVKESVIHPDFNLDLLKNTTKYLERDYSSDLMLLHLAQPAEITDYVKVLSLPTQEPKLGSSCLASGWGSIEPSKFEFPDDLQCVYLDLLPNEECAKAHFDTVTDLMLCAGDLKNGKDTCVGDSGGPLICDGMLQGVTSWGPTPCGIAEKPGIYTKLIGFVPWINEVIKQNTN from the exons atgtggttcctgaTCCTGTTCCTAGCCCTGTCCCTGGGAGGGACTG GTGCTGCACCTCCCATCCAATCTCGGGTCATCGGAGGATTTAACTGTGCGAAGAATTCTCAGCCCTGGATGGCAGCCGTCTACCACTACTCCAAATTCCAGTGTGGGGGCATCCTGGTGCACCCCGAGTGGGTGCTCACCGCTGCCCACTGCTACAATGA CAAGTACCAGGTTTGGCTGGGCCGCAACAACCTATATGAGGATGAACCCTTAGCTCAGCACCTGTTTGTCAAGGAAAGCGTCATTCACCCTGACTTCAACCTGGACCTCCTGAAGAACACCACCAAGTACCTTGAGAGGGACTACAGCAGTGACCTGATGCTGCTGCACCTTGCCCAGCCCGCTGAAATCACAGATTATGTGAAGGTCCTCAGCCTGCCCACCCAGGAACCCAAGCTGGGGAGCAGCTGCCTTGCCTCAGGCTGGGGTAGCATTGAACCCAGCAAGT TCGAATTCCCAGATGATCTCCAGTGTGTGTACCTCGATCTCTTGCCTAATGAGGAGTGTGCCAAAGCCCACTTCGATACAGTGACTGACTTGATGCTGTGTGCAGGAGACttgaaaaatggaaaagacaCTTGTGTG GGTGACTCAGGGGGCCCGCTCATCTGTGATGGCATGCTTCAAGGTGTCACATCATGGGGCCCTACACCATGTGGCATAGCAGAGAAACCGGGCATCTACACCAAACTTATTGGTTTCGTCCCCTGGATAAACGAAGTTATAAAGCAAAACACTAACTGA